The nucleotide window TTTATTCAAAAACTTTTTAACATTCCAGTCGGGTTAAACATGTTTAACGCATCCCTGATGCTGGCGTTCATGGCCATTCCCACCATTTGCAGTATTTCAGAGGATGCTGTATTTTCCGTCCCCACGGCTTTAAAAGAAGCCTCTTTTGCCCTGGGGGCCACCCATTTTGAAACCATTGCAAAAGTTATTATCCCTGCATCATTGTCCGGCATATGTACAGCCGTTATTCTCGGGCTGTCCCGTGCCATCGGAGAAACCATGGTGGTGTTGATGGCCGCAGGCGGCGCTGCCATGATACCCTCATCCATCTTTGATCCGGTACGGCCATTGCCGGCAAGCATTGCAGCGGAAATGGCTGAAGCACCATTCAGAAGTGAGCATTATCACGCTTTGTTTGCCATTGGCATTGTGTTGTTTGCATTTACATTTGTTTTTAATTTGATTGCCGATTATATTTCCTATAAATTCAGGCAGGTGGGAGAGGCATCCTTATAATGATAAAACAGAGGTTATTGGCACAGAAGATATTTTTTTTATTGTTAAAAGCAGCGGCTTTGCTCAATGGTGCAGCGCTCTTAGTGATTGTATATTTCATGGTATCCCGTGGATGGCGGGCCATTTCATGGGAATTTTTAACCCAGCCGCCAAAAGATTCCATGACGGCAGGCGGCATTTTACCCTGTATTGTGGGAACATTGTCTCTTTGTTTGATGACCATTATGGTGGCGTTGCCCATCGGGGTTTCCTCTGCCATATATTTAAATGAATACGCAAGACAGGGCAAACTGGTCAGGATCATCCGCCTGGGCATTAACAATCTGGCCGGGGTTCCGTCCATTGTATTTGGATTGTTCGGACTTGCCTTTTTTTGTATCGTACTGAAAATGGGAGTATCCATTGCAGCAGGCGGCTTAACATTGGGGATCATGACCCTGCCCGTGATCATCGGTGCTTCTGAAGAGGCATTAAAGGCCGTTCCCAACACCTATCGTGAAGCTTCCCTTGCCATGGGGGCAACCAAATGGCAGACCATAAGAAAAGTGGTGCTGCCGTCAGCTTTTCCAGGAATTATTACAGGATCAATACTGGGGTTGAGCCGGGCGGCAGGTGAAACCGCCCCGATCATGTATACCGGCGCTGTTTTTTTTACCCCTGATCTTCCCGGTTCCCTTCTGGATGAAGTCATGGCATTGCCCTATCACATATATGTATTGGCCACGGCAGGAACCAATATTGAAGCCACAAGGCACCTGCAATACGGAACCGCCCTTGTGCTGATTGTCCTGGTTTTCGGCATGAACCTTGCAGCAATCATCCTGCGGTCTAAAATGAGAAAAAAGTTAAGGATTTAGCTTCAATGAAACACAATTTTAAAATGCATACTCAGGATCTGAGTTTTTTTTATGGTAACTTTCAGGCCCTTCACACAATTTCAATTGAGTTTATCGAAAACCAGGTAACAGCGCTTATCGGTCCGTCAGGGTGCGGGAAAAGCACCTATTTAAGATGCTTGAACCGCATGAACGATCTGATTCCCGGCATCCGGGTCAAGGGCCGGGCCATGCTGGATGCAAATGACATTTACGATCCGTTGGTTGATGTGGTGAGCCTGAGAAGAAGGGTCGGCATGGTATTTCAAAAGCCCAACCCGTTTCCCAAATCTATTTTTGAAAATATTGCTTACGGATTAAAGGTCAATGGCGTTAAAGACAGGGCAAAAATCACTCAAATTGTGGAAAAAAGCTTAAAACAGGCCGCTATCTGGGATGAAGTCAAAGACCGGTTGAACGAATCCGCTCTTGGTCTTTCCGGGGGCCAGCAGCAGCGATTGTGCATTGCCCGAGCCCTTGCTGTGGGACCTGACGTGCTGTTGATGGATGAACCGGCTTCAGCCCTTGATCCCATTGCCACGCAAAAAATTGAAGAACTGATCACCACCCTGTCTTCAAAACTGACCATTATCATTGTCACCCATAATATGCAGCAGGCAGCACGGGTGTCTGACAGAACCGCTTTTTTTTATATGGGAAAACTCATAGAAGTCAACGATACCGACACCTTGTTTACCAAACCGGCATTAAAACAGACCGAAGATTATATTACCGGAAGATTCGGATAAGGAGAAAATCATGGCAAGCCATTTGCAAAAAGAAATAGAAAAAATAAAAAAAGAGATCCTCTCCCTTGGGGCCATGGTGGAAGACCGGTTTAAAAAAGCTGTGTATGCCATCAAAACAGAAGATCTAAAATTGGCACAGACCATCATTGATACGGATTTTGAAGTGGATGAACGTGAAATCGAAGTGGAAGAGGA belongs to Desulfobacula toluolica Tol2 and includes:
- the pstC gene encoding phosphate ABC transporter permease subunit PstC; the encoded protein is MLKRQHIDKTVQSGFLLIALFSITALFLIMVFLFIEGIPILEHISIKEFVFGKFWYPTDDPADFGILSLILGSVCVTLLSGLMAVPLGIMTAVYLAEIASPRVAEIVKPIVELMASMPSVVIGFFGMVVVAPFIQKLFNIPVGLNMFNASLMLAFMAIPTICSISEDAVFSVPTALKEASFALGATHFETIAKVIIPASLSGICTAVILGLSRAIGETMVVLMAAGGAAMIPSSIFDPVRPLPASIAAEMAEAPFRSEHYHALFAIGIVLFAFTFVFNLIADYISYKFRQVGEASL
- the pstA gene encoding phosphate ABC transporter permease PstA; translated protein: MIKQRLLAQKIFFLLLKAAALLNGAALLVIVYFMVSRGWRAISWEFLTQPPKDSMTAGGILPCIVGTLSLCLMTIMVALPIGVSSAIYLNEYARQGKLVRIIRLGINNLAGVPSIVFGLFGLAFFCIVLKMGVSIAAGGLTLGIMTLPVIIGASEEALKAVPNTYREASLAMGATKWQTIRKVVLPSAFPGIITGSILGLSRAAGETAPIMYTGAVFFTPDLPGSLLDEVMALPYHIYVLATAGTNIEATRHLQYGTALVLIVLVFGMNLAAIILRSKMRKKLRI
- the pstB gene encoding phosphate ABC transporter ATP-binding protein PstB, with the translated sequence MKHNFKMHTQDLSFFYGNFQALHTISIEFIENQVTALIGPSGCGKSTYLRCLNRMNDLIPGIRVKGRAMLDANDIYDPLVDVVSLRRRVGMVFQKPNPFPKSIFENIAYGLKVNGVKDRAKITQIVEKSLKQAAIWDEVKDRLNESALGLSGGQQQRLCIARALAVGPDVLLMDEPASALDPIATQKIEELITTLSSKLTIIIVTHNMQQAARVSDRTAFFYMGKLIEVNDTDTLFTKPALKQTEDYITGRFG